Genomic DNA from Filimonas effusa:
AGTTAGTTAACCTTACGGCTACTATATTGAGGCAGAAAACTTAAGGTTGGGGGGGCGTTCAGGAAAATTTTTTCAGGGAGCCTGCCAATATCACCAGTACAGGTAACAGATCGGTATGTGCCATGAAATAAGCCCTGACCTTTTTCGTAGCCTCATCGAGGTTGTACTTGACAGTTTCGGGCGAAACATCAAGTTTTGCAGCCACTTCTTCTCTTTTCAGGCCGGATTCCCTGATGAGCAAATAGGTTTCCTGCTGCCTGGGTGGTAACTTTTGAATGGCCTGCCGGAGCACATTATTATACTGCTTAAAGGTAAAAATGTGTTCGCCGGTGATATGGAAGGCTTGTTCTCCGGCATCTGTACCCGGTGAGTGCCGTTGCGCGGCCAGTTGTTTCAATCCGCGGTATGCAGCCCTGCGCGCAATGGTGTGCAGGTATGCTTCAAAATTTACGACAACTTCGAGCTCTTTGCGCCTGAGCCATATTTTAAGAAATACATCCTGCAGAATTTCTTCGGCCATCTGCCGGGAATTGGTTAACCTGAGGGTAGTGGCATAAATTTTCCCGCGGTGATGCATGAACAGCCGGGTGAATGCCTGTTCATTTCCTTCCGCCATTTGCCGGAGCAAATCATGTTGGTTATATGGTTGACCGGTTGACAATCTCCTTTCCCTTCGATGTAAAGAGCTGCAAACTAGGGCAAAAAAATTTAAATGCCACACAATACCCTACACAGGGCCATATTGTTGAAATTGAAAAGCCGCCTCATTTTTATTTATATTGTGTTGCTTAAATACTGAATGGAATGAAATACCTCTTCTTGTTCTTTATGCTGCTGCTAACCGGCCGAAGTATAAGCCAACCTCCTGCGGAACGTGCGTTGTTGTGGAAGATACAGGCGCCTGGTCAAAAGGCACCCTCCTATTTATATGGCACTTTTCATTTACTATGCCCGAAGGACCTGGTGGTTGATTCCGCCATCAAGAAAGCGTTTGTAACCACACGCCAGCTTTATCTTGAAGTAGATATGAGCAACAGCGCCGCTATGGCCATGGAGATGATAAAGTTCATGAAGATGAGCAACAACCAACATCTTTCGAAATTATTAAGCAAGGCTGATTACGATTCGGTATCCCATTTATTCCAGGCTAAAACGGGCATGCCATTAAACCTGCTGGGCAATACCAAGCCTGTTTTATTAATAGCCATGCTGTATCCTTCTTTAATGAACTGCCAGCCTGAAAGCTGGGAGCAGACCTTTGTAAAAATGTCGGAAGGGATGCATATGAAAATGGGTGGTCTCGAGACTGCGGAATTGCAGCTAAGCCTGCTTGATTCAATTCCGTATAAAGATCAGGCAGAGAGCCTGAAAACAGCGTTGTACAAGTTTGACAGCATGGCGGTGGCAACAAAGAAGATGGTTGAATTATACAAGAGCAAAAACCTGAAGCAGATGCAGGCTGAGGTTGCTGCGGATAAAGATATGGGAGCTTTTGCATCGATATTACTTGATAAGCGCAATGCCAGCTGGATACCAGTGATGCGTGCCCAGATGAAAAAGGCGCCCACTTTCTTTGCGGTTGGGGCCGGGCATCTTGCGGGAAAGAACGGGGTTATCAACCTGTTAAGAAAGAGCGGTTATACTGTGACTGCCGTAAAATAATATTCATTTGCATATCCCGGAGATTTTGCGGGTGGGGTGCAATAAAAGAAAACTGCCTGGCTTATAAAGCGCAGGCAGTTTTCTTATTGTTCAATAACATCCGGGTTATCTATCATAACCCAGGATCTTGAGCATGCTTTGCGCTGATTGTTCTTTGGCGTAAACCCAATCGACCAGTTTTCCATTTTTATCGTATCCTACGATAATATGTTTGGGTGAAGGGATAAGGCAGTGTTTGATACCACCGTAGCCGCTGATCTGATCCTGGTAAGCACCTGTATGGAAGAAGCCAACGTACAGCGGTTCTATATTGGGAGAATCGCCTTTATTGCTGGCGTGTTCCAGTTTGGGCAGGAACACTTCATTGATATGCTCTTCGGAATCGTAATAGTCGTGGCTGTCGCATGTGATCCCTCCCAGGACCACCCGCTGGTAATCGTTATCCCATTTATTGATGGGCAGCATCAGGAATTTTTCACCGATGCCCCAGGTATCGGGTAAGGTAGTGATGAAAGAAGAATCGATCATATACCAGATCTCGCGGTCGTTCTGCTGCTTTTGTGCAACAACGCTGTAGATATGCGCCATGCTTTCGCCAACGGTGAAGGAGCCAAACTCGGTATAGATATTTGGCATTGGCACTTTGGCTTTTTTGCAGGTCTTTTTGATGTTACCAACAATTTCATTGATCATGAACTGGTAGTCGTATTCAAAGCCAAGGGAGTGTTTAATGGGGAAGCCACCTCCGATGTTAATGGAATCGAGTTCAGGGCAGATCTTTTTAAGCTGGCAGTACAGGTTGATGATCTTATTCAGTTCACTCCAGTAGTAGATATCGTCTTTGATGCCTTTGTTCAGGAAGATGTGCAGCATTTTCAGCTGGAACTTGTGTTCGTAACCTTCGATATTATCGACATAGAATTCGAGGATATCCCTGGCCCTGATGCCGAGGCGGGAGGTATAGAACGGAAAGTTAGGTTCTTCTTCTGCTGCAACACGGATCCCCAGTTTAAAGGGCTGTTTTACGCTTCTTTTATAAGCATCGAGCTCTTCCTTGTTATCGAGAACAGGCACTACGTTTTTAAAACCGCTGTTAATAAGCTTGGCAATACGGGAGGTGTATTGTTTTTGTTTAAAGCCGTTGCAGATGATAAAGGTTTCTTTATTGATCTTACGGCGCTGGTAGAGCTTATTAATGATTTCGATGTCGTAGGCATAGGATGTTTCGAGATGAATATCGTGCTTCAACGCCTCTTCGACGACAAAGGAGAAGTGCGAGCTTTTGGTACAATAGCAATAGAAGTATTTGCCTTCGTACTTATGTTTTCGCATGGCATCTGCAAACATTTTCTTGGCCCTGTTGATCTGCATACCTATTTTAGGCAAATACGACAGCTTAAGCGGCGTACCGTATTTTTCGATCAGAGCTTTGAGGTCGAGGCCATTGAATTGGAGATACCCGTCGTCGTTTGTATTGAAACCTTCCTGCGGGAAGTGGAAGGTTTGTTTCACCAGCTCGGTGTACGTATTATTCATTCCCGGGTGCGTTATACTTTTAGTAAGTAATTAAAATAACGGTGCAAAAATAGTTTTTTGCAGATATTATAGACATAAAAAAACCGGGCCACAAAAAGTCCCGGTTTCCTATTGTTTTGATAACAATTATTTTACAGAGTCGATGAGCGCTTTGAAGCTGGCGGGCTCGTTCATAGCGAGGTCGGCCAGGACTTTGCGGTTCAGTTCGATTCCTTTTTTGTTCAATTTGTCGATGAAGCGGCTATAAGTGAGGCCTTCGGCTCTTACAGCGGCGTTAATACGGGCGATCCACAGCTGGCGGTATTCGCGTTTTTTAAGTTTACGGCCTACATAGCTGTAGGTCATCCCTTTTTCTACGATATTTTTCGCTACTGTATAAACGTTTTTGCGTTTACCATAAAAACCTTTTGCTTGCTTCAGGATCCTCTTCCTTCTGGCCCTTGATGCTACAGCATTTACTGAACGTGGCATAAGTATAAATTTGAATTACCGGCGAACGGTAACTGGAATTATAAAATGGGGATTATTTCAAACGTAATAAACGTTGTACAAAATCTTTGTTGGCAGGAGCTACGATACCGCTTACACGGAGCGCGCGCTTACGTTTTTTAGATTTTTTGGTAAGGATGTGACGTTTGAAAGACTTCTGGAAGGTGATTTCTCCTGAACCTGTCACCTTAAAACGCTTTTTTGCGCTTGAGTTGGTTTTAACCTTTGGCATATTAATAATCTGCGACGATTACACCCTGCCGGCGTTCCCGAACAGACGGGACACTTGTAGAGCCATATGGGTAATGTTTCCCTTTTTTAGGGTTTGCAAAGGTAGGTATAAAAGTGGAAAAACAAAACTTAGGATACAAAAAAGTCAAAAAGCGCGCAAAAAGGCGCTTTTTGACTTTCCGTATTTTTACTAAAGACTATAACTATTTCTTTTTCTGGCCTTTAGGCGCAAACATCACGAGCATCCGTTTGCCTTCCATCTTGGGCATACCTTCGAGCACACCCGCTTCGGTTAAACGTTCTGCAAACTTCAGCAGCAACAATTCGCCACGGTCTTTAAACATGATCGCGCGTCCTTTAAACTGCACATAGGCTTTTACCTTGTTACCGTCTTTCAGGAATTTTTCGGCATGTTTTGATTTGAAATCAAAGTCATGATCATCCGTACCAGGCGTAAAGCGGATCTCTTTCACCTCGCTTTGCTTGGCATTGGCTTTCATTTCTTTTTCCTTACGTTTTTTCTCGTAGAGGAATTTTTTATAGTCAATCACCTTACAAACGGGAGGATCGCCATTGGGAGAGATCTCCACCAGGTCGAGCTCCTGTTGCTGGGCTATGCGTAGTGCTTCTTGAGTAGGATAGATGCCCACAGTTACATTATCGCCAACAAGGCGAACCTGTGGTACCCGGATTCTATCGTTAATACGATGTTCAGGCTCCGGCTGCCTGTTAAAACGGGGATTAAACCTTCCTCCCCCTCCACCTCTGTTTGGTAAAGCCATTAATTGTTGTTTAGTAAAAAATAATTTTCAACCCTAAAATAATCATTTTATGCCTTTCTTTCCGCAATTTCCTCCACGATCGTATTCAGGAAGTCTTCAACCGACTGGCTGCCGAGGTCGCCCTGGCCCTGGCGGCGAACCGACAATTGTCCTTCGTTCATTTCCTTCTCTCCTACTACCAGCATGTACGGAACGCGGCTCAGTTCGGCTTCACGGATCTTTTTACCGATCTTCTCGCTGCGGTCGTCAATTTCCACCCTTACCCTGGCTTTGCGCAGTTTTTGCATCACCTCCCGGGCATAAGGCAGGAACTTGTCGCTGATAGGCAGTATTTTAACCTGTAAAGGCGACAGCCATACCGGGAATTTACCTGCATAGTTCTCTAACAGGAACCCGATGAACCGCTCGTGGGTACCCAGCGGCGCACGGTGGATGATCAAAGGCGTTTCCAGCGCATTTTCCTTGTTGGTGAACTCGAGCTTGAAGCGGCGGCCCTGGGCAAAATCGACCTGGTTGGTAGCCAGGGTAAATTCGCGTCCGATGGCGCTCCAGATCTGCACATCAATTTTCGGACCATAGAAAGCGCCTTCATCGGGCACTTCAATATATGGCGTACCGGTTTCGTTGAGCACGTCGCGCACCATCTGCTCTGTTTCGAGCCAGAGTTCGGGTTCGTTGATATATTTCTGTCCCAGTTTGGATGGTTCGTGCAGGGAAAGACGCATCACGTATTTATCGATACCGAAGATCTTGAAGTACTTGATGTACATGTCGTTCACCGCCTTGAATTCCTGGGCAAACTGTTCCCTGGTACAATAGATATGCGCATCGTTCATGTGCAGGCAACGCACCCGCATCAGTCCAAACAGCTCACCACTTTGCTCGTAACGGTAGCAGGTACCGTATTCGGCCAGGCGCAGGGGCAACTCGCGGTAGCTTCTGTGCTCGGCGGCAAAGATCTTGTGGTGGTGCGGGCAGTTCATGGACTTCAGGTAATATTTAGTACCATCGAGTTCCATGGCAGGGAACATACTGTCCTGATAATATGGCAGGTGTCCGCTGGTGAGGTACATGCTTTCTTTGGCGATATGCGGTGTTACCACGCGCTTGTAACCTGCTTCCTCTTCTGTTTCCTTGGCCAGTTTTTCGAGCTCTTCGATGATGATGGTACCGTTGGGCATCCACAGGGGAAGGCCAGCACCTACGTCGTCATCCATGGTGAAGATGCCCAGTTCTTTACCAAGTTTGCGGTGGTCGCGTTTTTTTGCTTCCTCCAGCATCGCCAGGTATTCGTCGAGTTCTTTCTGGTTCGGGAAAGTAACACCGTATACCCTGGTAAGCTGCCTGTTCTTTTCATCTCCTTTCCAGTAAGCGCCGGCGATATTGGTAAGCTTTATTGCCTTGATAAAGCCTGTGTTCGGGATATGAGGTCCACGGCAGAGATCGGTGAAATCGCCCTGGGTATAGAAAGTGATGTTACCATCATCGAGACCGCTTAACAGGTCCAGTTTGTATTCGTCACCTTTTTCTTCGAAGTAAGAGATAGCGTCTTTTTTGGAGATCTCTTTACGGATGTAGGCGTTGTTTTTCTTCGCCAGTTCATTCATTTTCTTCTCCAGTACAGCCAGGTCTTCTTCAGACAGTTTGCGGTCGCCCAGGTCCATATCGTAATAGAACCCTTTATCGAGTGCAGGACCTACCCAGAATTTCACGCCGGGAAATTGGCTTTCCACTGCTTCGGCCAATAAGTGTGCTGAAGAGTGCCAGAACGTTGATTTGCCATCCGTGTCGTCCCACGTCAGGAGTTTCAGATTTGCGTCTGCGGTAATGGGGCGTGTAGCATCCCATACCTGGCCATTGACACTCGCGGCCAATACTTTCCTGGCCAAACCTTCGCTGATGGATTTGGCGACTTCTAATGCAGATACGCCTGCTTCATATTGGCGTACTGCTCCGTCTGGTAGCGTTATATTAATCATAATGGGGAAGCAAAAGTAGCGATTTTAAGCTTTTAACGCTTCTTTATCAGCATATGCAATGTTCCCTCTTAATTTTGCAAAATGAGGTACCCGGTTTTATTTTTGCTTACCCTGTTTTCCATTGCTGCCACAGCCCAGGACCTTACCGGCATTTGGAGGGGCAATTTTGTACAGGGCGCAGGCCTTTTCAGCCAGCAATACAAGTACGAAGTCCAGATAAAACAAAACCATAACAAAGCTTTATCGGGCGTCACCTATTCTTATCTCACCACGGTATTTTACGGGAAAGCAGCGTGCCAGGGCATTTTCATGGACAAGGCGCGTAATGTTGTTCTGAAGGAAACGAAGATGCTTGAACTGCGTGCGTCGGATAATTCAACGGCGAATATCATGACCTGTTATCTTACCTATCGCAAAGAAGGTGCTACGGAATATCTTGAAGGCACTTATTCGAGCGTAAGCGTGAAGGATGGCATGATGGGCACCAATGGAAAGGTTTATCTTAAAAAGGTAAAGGAATCGGATTTCCAGACGGAAGACTTTTTGCTGGATGGCGTAAAAGGGAAAAAGGGAATTAAACCGGGTGCGGAATCGGCTTTACTGCCCCATAGCGGAGCCAGACGGTTGTTGCCGTCACCTAAACCAAAATTGTCTCCTGCCGATTCGTTGAGGATTGGCAAACGCGACGACAATGATGCCGACCTGATGCCGGAGGCTCCTCCCGAAGCCAGCAAAACAGTTCCGGTGCCACCTGTGCTGAGCGCCAGAAAAAACAAGCTGGTGAAAACGATCATTACTCATTCTCCCGATATTAAAATCCAGCTTTACGATAACGGCGAAATAGATAATGATACCGTTACTGTTTATCATAACAACAAAGTGGTAGTAGACAGGAAGAAACTTACTTACGACCCGCTTACCGTTAATGTTACTGCCAGTGAGGCGGATCCGGTTCATGAATTTGTAATGGTAGCGGAGAACCTGGGCACTATTCCTCCCAATTCGGCCTATATGGTCATATTCTCGGGTGGGAAAAGGTATGAGCTGTCTGTAGCGGCGGATCTGAAGGAAAATGCGAAGATCGTGATCGAGTACAGGAAGGAGGAGAAATAGATGATGGATGTAAGGTAGAGGGGCCAATGCCAGGATAGGCTTATATCACGGGAATGGGCTGATGTATTTTGGAAGTAAAGGCGCTACTAATTGCTAAGAAGATTGGGCTTTTGCTAAAAAAGAGGACGATTTCGGGGAAGATGCGATAAAGCATCCTTAAAGCTTCTCTAAAGCTTCTCAAGAGCTTCTTTAAAAAAGTCTGTTTTTTTAGCATTTGGTCAACTATCAAATAATAAAAATAGCCCCGGTTTTGCCGGGGCTATTTTTATTCCTTCCTATTTTCCCCTGAAATCGATGGAATCGGGAACATCGCCGCATTCGAGCATACCGGCTTTGTATTTAGGATGCTTTTTGCCGAGATAAGGATTTTCGACCACGTTTTTATCGCTGAGCCAGAAAGCTTCTTCTTCGTCGTTGAAGGCCATGGGGCAATGCTGGTGGTACACCACTGCCTGGTCGTATTTAACAGTGCGGGCGAGGTTGTATAAGTTATCGGACAGGATGTTGAAGGAGCGTCTTTTGCCCTCGATCGTTTTTTCGCCTGCGATGGCCTGCGCTTCAGCGTTTATTCCTTCAGAAAAAGAGCGGGCGGTGAGGATGATGGCGGAATCGGCTTTCAGCTCGTTCAACGGCACTTTAGAGACGCTGGCGGCCAGGGCATTGGCTGCGGCGCTGGCCTGGGCAGTATCCCATTCTACAAATGCATTCTTAAGTGTATAATATTTAGCTAACAAATCGTTAAAGGCGGTATTAAAGGCTGCGGAGTTTTTGCTGATGGCCAAAGCTTCCTGTTTTGGCGCTTCGGGCTTATCGGATTTTTTGGTATAAGAGAAATAGGCTACTACGGCAACCGCCACTACTACAATTATTAATACTAACTTTTTCATCCGCGAATTTTTAATTGAAGAATAAAGATAGCCGCTTCACGCGCTTTTCTTTTAGTTTTGCGGCAATTTAATTGAGTTATGTTAATTGGATTGAACAATGTGACCTTCGAATTCGGGGCAAGGGTAATAGTATCGGAAGCCACCTGGCATATACATCCGGGAGAAAGGATTGGGTTGATAGGCTATAATGGAACCGGGAAATCCACTATGCTGAAATTGCTGGTAGGACAATATACCCCTTCTGTTGGTACGGTTGAAAAGGGACGGGACACCACTATTGGTTACCTGCACCAGGACCTGTTAAGTTTCGACACCAATGATTCTATCCTGGAGGTGGCGATGGGGGCTTTCGAGCGGATCAAACAACTGGAGAAAGAGATTGAAACGCTGGGTCATCAGCTGGAAGCTACCAGCGATGAAAAGCTGCTTGAGCAATATACCGACAAACTGCATGAACTTGAAGTGCTGGGTGGTTATACCATTCATCACCGTACAGAGGAAGTATTGCAGGGTCTGGGTTTCAGCAATACCGATCTGCAACGTCCGTATAAGGAGTTCAGCGGGGGCTGGCGTATGCGTGTGCTGCTTGCGAAGATGATATTGCAGCAGCCCGATGTGTTACTGCTTGATGAACCTACGAACCACCTCGACCTTCCTTCTATCGAGTGGCTGGAGAAATACCTGCAGCATTACCAGGGCAGCGTGGTTATTGTAAGTCACGATAAATATTTCCTGAACCGTATGGTGAATAAGATCGTGGAGCTGTACCAGCAGCGGCTGCATATTTATTCCGGCAACTACGCGTTTTACGAGCAGGAGAAAGAGATCCGTGTAGAACTGCAGCAGCGTGCCTACGAGAACCAGCAGGATTATATCCGTCAGCAGGAGCGTTTCATTGAACGCTTTAAAGCCAAAGCCAGTAAGGCTGCGGCTGCGCAAAGCGCCATGAAGCGTCTGGATAAAATTGAGCGTATAGACCAGGTTGAAATTGAGCGTCCGAACCTCCGGATCAATTTCCAGGTAGATAAGCAGCCCGGCAAAGTATTGGCTGAGCTGAAAGGCGTCACCAAGAAATTCGGGGAGAATACCATTATTGAAAATGCCGTAGCTGAAATAGAGCGCGGTGATAAAATAGCGCTTATCGGCGCCAACGGTAAGGGTAAATCTACCGTGCTGCGCATTATTGCCGGCACCGAGCCTTACAGCGGCGAGCGCGTATGGGGGTATAACGTAGACGAAAGTTTTTATGCGCAGCACCAGCTTGAAGCACTGGATCTGAACAATACCATCCTGGAAGAAATGCAAACCTGCCGGAGCGGAAAAACAGAACTGGAACTCCGTTCACTGCTGGGTTGTTTCCTTTTTGGCGGTGACGATACCGATAAACGGATCAAAGTATTAAGCGGTGGTGAAAAAGCCAGGGTGGCGCTCGCGAAGGTAATTGTGAGCAAGGCCAATTTCCTGATGCTTGACGAACCTACGAACCACCTTGATATGCACAGCGTAGAGCTGCTGGCCAACGCATTGAACAAATACGAAGGCAGTATCATCTTCGTTAGTCACGACCGTTATTTCATTTCGGAGACTGCCAACAAGATCTGGGAGATCGTGGATCACGAGATCAAAGAGTTCAAGGGTACTTATAAGGAGTATATGGAATGGAAAGAGCGGATGGCCAGGCAACAAAAGGCGCAGGCGCAGGCGAATGCCAATAGCGGCGGAAAGGCTGTTCCTGAAAAGAAAGCGGCACCGGCCCCCACTCCTGCCAAAGCACCTGTAAGCCAGGAGCAGAAGAAAGAGCAACAGAAGATCCAGAAGGATTTCAATAAAGCGGAAAAGGACCTGGCGCAGCTGCAATCGGAAAAGGCGAAGCTGGAAGAAGCGATGGGTAACCCGGACAACTATTCAGACAAGCAAAAGTTCACTAAACTGGAGCAGGAATACCGGACCGTCCAGGAGAAGATCACTGAAGTGACGCGTGTGTATGAGGCCTTATTCGAGAAGGTGATGGAGATGGAATAGCTAACAACAGGTTGCAAAAACAGATAGAGAGGCTTTAGGTGTTCCTAAAGCCTCTTATTTTTTATAGTACCGTTTCTTTATTTTCCCAGGCTTTCACAAAATCGGAAACCAGGTAGCTGATGAGTTTACCTGTGGAGTCGCTTCTGCGGCCGTCGAGCAGCTGAGTGGCGCCTTCACAAATGTGGAGGTAGGCCGGGCTCGTTTCGCGGGCTGCCATATGAACATACTGGCGGGCCTGCAGGGTGGAGACGCCGGCAGGGGAAACCGCGCTGCTGAGGGTAGATTCGATGCTGTCGAGATCGAGTTCGAGCCCGCAGCGGTTGCCTTCGGTGAAATTTGCGGCGTGAAGTACGGCTTCGGTAAAACTATACTTTCCACGCAGGAAAATGTCTTCATAAGTCACCAGATCAAAGAAGGGGTTGTTCACGAGATCCATCCAGGAGTTCTGGGGCAGGTAGTTTTCGTGTAAGCCTACGATGCAATATTTTTCGAGATAGCCGTCGTCTTCGGCATAACGGAACGGGTTGCCGCTATGGCGTCCTTCGGCGGGGCGGTAATCGGCGTGTGCGTCGAGATTGATGACATTGATCTGGGCAAGCGGCAGGATGCCAGCCTGGTATAATCCTTTTGCTGCGCCTTTGATACATGGGTAGGCGTTGTTGTGTCCGCCACCGATAACGATGGGTATTTTGCCGTGTTGCGCCACCAGTTTCACCACATGCTCCACTTCATCGTCGATGGTTTTTACGGCGTGGCGGTAGGCTTCTATTCTTTCATCGGGGCTTCCGGCGTTGTTTTCTATGATGGTGATGATATCATAAAAGTCGAAATGGCCGAGGATAAGCACTTCCTGCCCTTGTAAGAAGTCATTACTCTGGATATTCAGGAACGCACGCAGAAAGGGCAGCCATGCCGAGTCTGCGCCTCCGATGCCATAGTTTGCTTTTACGCCTATATCTTCAGGAACGCCCAGAACAACAAAGGGGGCATTGGTTGCCTTCAGCACCTCTTCTATTGTCTTTCCTTTTTCCGCTACCTGCACGCATTCACCCAGCTTGGTTTCGAACTTCCTGATGCGGGTGATGGCGAGGATATCCTGCCTGTTATAAATTTTAAAATGCTGCATAATTTCACCTTGAATCGTTGTTATCACTCCGCGGTTTCGTTTCTGCGGTTCTATCCTATTGGTTTATCGAAAGCGCTGTCGTTGTCTGTTATACCTGTTTATGCGACTTTTCATACCGAATCCTTCGTTTCCTGGTTATCTGCCGTCTTCCCATTTGTCGATGGTTCTGCGGGGTCTGATGAAATCGAGCGGATATTTTTGAAAATAGCGCCACAAGATCCTGATAAAT
This window encodes:
- the infC gene encoding translation initiation factor IF-3; translation: MALPNRGGGGGRFNPRFNRQPEPEHRINDRIRVPQVRLVGDNVTVGIYPTQEALRIAQQQELDLVEISPNGDPPVCKVIDYKKFLYEKKRKEKEMKANAKQSEVKEIRFTPGTDDHDFDFKSKHAEKFLKDGNKVKAYVQFKGRAIMFKDRGELLLLKFAERLTEAGVLEGMPKMEGKRMLVMFAPKGQKKK
- a CDS encoding RNA polymerase sigma factor; translation: MAEGNEQAFTRLFMHHRGKIYATTLRLTNSRQMAEEILQDVFLKIWLRRKELEVVVNFEAYLHTIARRAAYRGLKQLAAQRHSPGTDAGEQAFHITGEHIFTFKQYNNVLRQAIQKLPPRQQETYLLIRESGLKREEVAAKLDVSPETVKYNLDEATKKVRAYFMAHTDLLPVLVILAGSLKKFS
- the abc-f gene encoding ribosomal protection-like ABC-F family protein yields the protein MLIGLNNVTFEFGARVIVSEATWHIHPGERIGLIGYNGTGKSTMLKLLVGQYTPSVGTVEKGRDTTIGYLHQDLLSFDTNDSILEVAMGAFERIKQLEKEIETLGHQLEATSDEKLLEQYTDKLHELEVLGGYTIHHRTEEVLQGLGFSNTDLQRPYKEFSGGWRMRVLLAKMILQQPDVLLLDEPTNHLDLPSIEWLEKYLQHYQGSVVIVSHDKYFLNRMVNKIVELYQQRLHIYSGNYAFYEQEKEIRVELQQRAYENQQDYIRQQERFIERFKAKASKAAAAQSAMKRLDKIERIDQVEIERPNLRINFQVDKQPGKVLAELKGVTKKFGENTIIENAVAEIERGDKIALIGANGKGKSTVLRIIAGTEPYSGERVWGYNVDESFYAQHQLEALDLNNTILEEMQTCRSGKTELELRSLLGCFLFGGDDTDKRIKVLSGGEKARVALAKVIVSKANFLMLDEPTNHLDMHSVELLANALNKYEGSIIFVSHDRYFISETANKIWEIVDHEIKEFKGTYKEYMEWKERMARQQKAQAQANANSGGKAVPEKKAAPAPTPAKAPVSQEQKKEQQKIQKDFNKAEKDLAQLQSEKAKLEEAMGNPDNYSDKQKFTKLEQEYRTVQEKITEVTRVYEALFEKVMEME
- a CDS encoding formimidoylglutamase; the encoded protein is MQHFKIYNRQDILAITRIRKFETKLGECVQVAEKGKTIEEVLKATNAPFVVLGVPEDIGVKANYGIGGADSAWLPFLRAFLNIQSNDFLQGQEVLILGHFDFYDIITIIENNAGSPDERIEAYRHAVKTIDDEVEHVVKLVAQHGKIPIVIGGGHNNAYPCIKGAAKGLYQAGILPLAQINVINLDAHADYRPAEGRHSGNPFRYAEDDGYLEKYCIVGLHENYLPQNSWMDLVNNPFFDLVTYEDIFLRGKYSFTEAVLHAANFTEGNRCGLELDLDSIESTLSSAVSPAGVSTLQARQYVHMAARETSPAYLHICEGATQLLDGRRSDSTGKLISYLVSDFVKAWENKETVL
- a CDS encoding DUF3347 domain-containing protein; its protein translation is MKKLVLIIVVVAVAVVAYFSYTKKSDKPEAPKQEALAISKNSAAFNTAFNDLLAKYYTLKNAFVEWDTAQASAAANALAASVSKVPLNELKADSAIILTARSFSEGINAEAQAIAGEKTIEGKRRSFNILSDNLYNLARTVKYDQAVVYHQHCPMAFNDEEEAFWLSDKNVVENPYLGKKHPKYKAGMLECGDVPDSIDFRGK
- a CDS encoding type III PLP-dependent enzyme domain-containing protein; the protein is MNNTYTELVKQTFHFPQEGFNTNDDGYLQFNGLDLKALIEKYGTPLKLSYLPKIGMQINRAKKMFADAMRKHKYEGKYFYCYCTKSSHFSFVVEEALKHDIHLETSYAYDIEIINKLYQRRKINKETFIICNGFKQKQYTSRIAKLINSGFKNVVPVLDNKEELDAYKRSVKQPFKLGIRVAAEEEPNFPFYTSRLGIRARDILEFYVDNIEGYEHKFQLKMLHIFLNKGIKDDIYYWSELNKIINLYCQLKKICPELDSINIGGGFPIKHSLGFEYDYQFMINEIVGNIKKTCKKAKVPMPNIYTEFGSFTVGESMAHIYSVVAQKQQNDREIWYMIDSSFITTLPDTWGIGEKFLMLPINKWDNDYQRVVLGGITCDSHDYYDSEEHINEVFLPKLEHASNKGDSPNIEPLYVGFFHTGAYQDQISGYGGIKHCLIPSPKHIIVGYDKNGKLVDWVYAKEQSAQSMLKILGYDR
- the thrS gene encoding threonine--tRNA ligase translates to MINITLPDGAVRQYEAGVSALEVAKSISEGLARKVLAASVNGQVWDATRPITADANLKLLTWDDTDGKSTFWHSSAHLLAEAVESQFPGVKFWVGPALDKGFYYDMDLGDRKLSEEDLAVLEKKMNELAKKNNAYIRKEISKKDAISYFEEKGDEYKLDLLSGLDDGNITFYTQGDFTDLCRGPHIPNTGFIKAIKLTNIAGAYWKGDEKNRQLTRVYGVTFPNQKELDEYLAMLEEAKKRDHRKLGKELGIFTMDDDVGAGLPLWMPNGTIIIEELEKLAKETEEEAGYKRVVTPHIAKESMYLTSGHLPYYQDSMFPAMELDGTKYYLKSMNCPHHHKIFAAEHRSYRELPLRLAEYGTCYRYEQSGELFGLMRVRCLHMNDAHIYCTREQFAQEFKAVNDMYIKYFKIFGIDKYVMRLSLHEPSKLGQKYINEPELWLETEQMVRDVLNETGTPYIEVPDEGAFYGPKIDVQIWSAIGREFTLATNQVDFAQGRRFKLEFTNKENALETPLIIHRAPLGTHERFIGFLLENYAGKFPVWLSPLQVKILPISDKFLPYAREVMQKLRKARVRVEIDDRSEKIGKKIREAELSRVPYMLVVGEKEMNEGQLSVRRQGQGDLGSQSVEDFLNTIVEEIAERKA
- the rplT gene encoding 50S ribosomal protein L20, whose protein sequence is MPRSVNAVASRARRKRILKQAKGFYGKRKNVYTVAKNIVEKGMTYSYVGRKLKKREYRQLWIARINAAVRAEGLTYSRFIDKLNKKGIELNRKVLADLAMNEPASFKALIDSVK
- a CDS encoding TraB/GumN family protein gives rise to the protein MKYLFLFFMLLLTGRSISQPPAERALLWKIQAPGQKAPSYLYGTFHLLCPKDLVVDSAIKKAFVTTRQLYLEVDMSNSAAMAMEMIKFMKMSNNQHLSKLLSKADYDSVSHLFQAKTGMPLNLLGNTKPVLLIAMLYPSLMNCQPESWEQTFVKMSEGMHMKMGGLETAELQLSLLDSIPYKDQAESLKTALYKFDSMAVATKKMVELYKSKNLKQMQAEVAADKDMGAFASILLDKRNASWIPVMRAQMKKAPTFFAVGAGHLAGKNGVINLLRKSGYTVTAVK
- the rpmI gene encoding 50S ribosomal protein L35, which codes for MPKVKTNSSAKKRFKVTGSGEITFQKSFKRHILTKKSKKRKRALRVSGIVAPANKDFVQRLLRLK